One part of the Mycolicibacterium aromaticivorans JS19b1 = JCM 16368 genome encodes these proteins:
- a CDS encoding polyamine ABC transporter substrate-binding protein, producing the protein MATENDPRIFASNASRRRFIGGGAAAAAALVLGPSFLAACGKSDNKSSSSGPATPSDDGSPATGKLRISNWPLYMADGFVAAFQTATGITVDYKEDYNDNEEWFAKNKEPLSRKQDIGADLVVPTQFMAARLNGLGWLNSISESRWTNKKNMREDLLNAKADPGRKFSAPYMSGMTALAYNRAATGRDITKIDDLWDPAFKGKISLLADTQDGLGMIMMSQGNSVENPTSDGVNKAVALIKQQKDAGQIRRFTGNDYADDLASGNVVIAQAYSGDVVQLQKDNPDLKFVVPETGGTTFVDTMVIPYTTQNQKAAEAWINYVYDRANYAKLIAHTQYVPVLSDMTDELNKIDPKLASNPLINPPKATLDKLKTWAALTDQQTDEFNKAYSAVTGG; encoded by the coding sequence ATGGCCACAGAGAACGACCCCCGGATCTTTGCCTCGAACGCGTCCCGGCGCCGGTTCATCGGTGGCGGCGCCGCCGCTGCAGCCGCACTGGTCCTCGGACCGTCCTTCCTCGCCGCGTGTGGCAAGTCCGACAACAAGAGCAGCTCCAGCGGCCCGGCCACCCCGTCCGATGACGGCTCACCGGCCACCGGAAAGCTCCGCATCTCCAACTGGCCGCTGTACATGGCCGACGGTTTCGTCGCGGCGTTCCAGACCGCGACCGGAATCACGGTCGACTACAAAGAGGACTACAACGACAACGAAGAGTGGTTCGCCAAGAACAAGGAGCCGCTGTCGCGTAAGCAGGATATCGGCGCCGACCTGGTGGTGCCCACCCAGTTCATGGCCGCCCGGCTCAACGGGCTGGGCTGGCTCAACAGCATCAGCGAAAGCCGTTGGACCAACAAGAAGAACATGCGCGAGGACCTGCTCAACGCCAAGGCCGATCCGGGCCGTAAGTTCAGCGCTCCCTACATGTCGGGCATGACGGCGCTGGCCTACAACCGGGCCGCCACCGGTCGCGACATCACCAAGATAGACGACCTGTGGGATCCCGCGTTCAAGGGCAAGATCAGCCTGCTCGCCGACACCCAGGACGGGCTCGGCATGATCATGATGTCGCAGGGCAATTCGGTGGAGAACCCGACCAGCGACGGCGTGAACAAGGCGGTCGCGCTGATCAAGCAGCAGAAGGACGCCGGGCAGATCCGCCGATTCACGGGCAATGACTACGCCGACGACTTGGCCTCCGGCAATGTGGTTATCGCCCAGGCGTATTCGGGCGATGTGGTGCAGCTGCAGAAGGACAACCCGGACCTGAAGTTCGTGGTACCGGAGACCGGTGGCACCACGTTCGTCGACACCATGGTGATCCCCTACACCACGCAGAACCAGAAGGCCGCCGAGGCGTGGATCAACTACGTCTACGACCGGGCCAACTACGCGAAGCTGATCGCGCACACCCAGTACGTGCCGGTGTTGTCCGACATGACCGACGAGCTCAACAAGATCGACCCGAAACTGGCGTCCAACCCGTTGATCAACCCGCCGAAGGCGACCCTCGACAAGCTGAAGACCTGGGCCGCTCTCACCGACCAACAGACCGACGAGTTCAACAAGGCCTACTCCGCAGTCACCGGCGGATAA
- a CDS encoding ABC transporter permease has translation MAGVASSNRQRSKLAPYLMILPALAYLGVFYVIPFVSLFRTSLSTMGGSIYLPELTFGWEFSNYGDALSQYREQILRSFGYALTATVLCLLLAFPLAYVIAFKAGRYKNLLLGLVILPFFVTFLIRTLAWKTILADDGWVVHTLGTVGLLPSEGRLLSTGWAVIGGLTYNWIIFMILPLYVSLEKIDARLLEASRDLYGTNRRMFGKVIVPLAMPGILAGSMLVFIPAVGDFINADYLGSTQTRMIGNVIQKQFLVVKDYPVAAALSFVLMALILVGVLIYTRALGTEDLV, from the coding sequence ATGGCAGGAGTAGCCAGTAGCAACCGGCAGCGGAGCAAACTCGCTCCCTACCTGATGATCCTGCCCGCCCTGGCGTACCTCGGGGTCTTCTACGTCATTCCGTTCGTCTCGCTGTTCCGGACGTCGTTGTCGACCATGGGTGGCTCGATCTACCTACCCGAACTCACGTTCGGGTGGGAATTCAGCAACTACGGCGATGCACTTAGCCAGTACCGCGAGCAGATTCTGCGGTCGTTCGGATATGCGCTCACCGCGACGGTGCTGTGCCTGCTGTTGGCCTTCCCGCTGGCGTACGTGATCGCGTTCAAAGCTGGGCGGTACAAGAACCTTTTGCTGGGCCTGGTGATCCTGCCGTTCTTCGTGACGTTCCTGATCCGCACCCTGGCCTGGAAGACGATCCTGGCCGACGACGGCTGGGTGGTCCACACGCTGGGCACAGTGGGCCTGCTGCCGTCCGAGGGCCGGCTGCTCTCCACCGGGTGGGCAGTCATCGGCGGCCTGACCTACAACTGGATCATCTTCATGATCCTGCCGCTGTACGTAAGCCTGGAGAAGATCGACGCCCGGCTGCTGGAAGCCTCCCGGGATCTCTACGGCACCAACCGCCGGATGTTCGGCAAGGTCATCGTGCCGTTGGCGATGCCGGGCATTCTGGCCGGCAGCATGCTGGTGTTCATTCCCGCGGTCGGCGACTTCATCAACGCCGACTACCTGGGCAGCACCCAGACCAGGATGATCGGCAACGTCATCCAGAAGCAGTTCCTGGTGGTGAAGGACTACCCGGTCGCGGCCGCACTCAGCTTCGTGTTGATGGCGCTGATCCTGGTCGGCGTGCTGATCTACACCAGGGCGCTAGGCACGGAGGACCTGGTATGA
- a CDS encoding ABC transporter permease: protein MTTEAGAAIAQTIDHGGLAKPGRNIRGTFKLGDIALRIIAGLVLLYLFLPILVIVIFSFNNPAGKFNYTWQGFTFDNWAHPFKYPALTDALKLSLNVAAVSTVIAGVLGTLVAVALVRQRFRGSKAVDTFLVLPLTSPEVVMGASLLTLFLDLGWATGYATIVIAHVAFEISFIAMTVRARIRGFDWTLEDASLDLGAGPGRTFFKVTLPLIVPGIVAAAMLSFALSLDDFIITYFVSGSTVTYPLYVNAAVKAAVPPQINVLATAILLISLLLLAAGTLYRRKRST from the coding sequence ATGACAACCGAGGCCGGCGCTGCGATCGCCCAGACCATCGACCACGGCGGACTGGCCAAGCCCGGACGCAACATACGCGGCACGTTCAAGCTCGGCGATATCGCGCTGCGCATCATCGCCGGCTTGGTGCTGCTCTATCTGTTCCTGCCGATCCTGGTCATCGTCATCTTCTCGTTCAACAATCCGGCCGGGAAGTTCAACTACACCTGGCAGGGCTTCACGTTCGACAATTGGGCCCACCCGTTCAAGTACCCGGCTCTGACCGATGCGCTGAAGCTGAGCTTGAACGTCGCCGCAGTATCGACGGTGATCGCCGGCGTTCTCGGCACACTGGTCGCGGTCGCCCTTGTGCGCCAACGCTTTCGCGGCAGTAAAGCGGTCGATACATTTCTGGTTCTGCCGCTGACCTCACCCGAGGTCGTCATGGGCGCATCGCTGCTGACCCTGTTCCTCGACCTGGGCTGGGCCACCGGATACGCCACGATCGTGATCGCCCATGTGGCCTTCGAGATCAGCTTCATCGCGATGACGGTGCGTGCCCGGATCCGTGGCTTCGACTGGACACTCGAGGATGCCTCACTGGATTTGGGCGCCGGACCGGGCCGGACGTTCTTCAAGGTGACGCTGCCGTTGATCGTGCCGGGCATCGTTGCGGCCGCGATGCTCTCGTTCGCTCTGTCATTGGACGACTTCATCATCACCTACTTCGTCAGCGGCTCGACGGTGACGTATCCGCTGTATGTGAATGCCGCGGTGAAAGCCGCTGTGCCACCGCAGATCAACGTGCTCGCCACCGCGATCCTGTTGATCAGCCTGCTCCTGTTGGCCGCCGGAACGCTGTACCGGCGCAAACGCAGCACCTGA
- a CDS encoding DedA family protein, which yields MTVDAILESIPPLAVYLVVGLIIGLESLGIPVPGEIALVSAALLASRHTLDISPVWVGAAATIGAIIGDSIGYTIGRRFGMGLFERLGKRFPNHFGPGHVALAKQLFTRWGVWAVFFGRFIALLRILAGPLAGALHMQYGRFLAANASGAVCWAGGTTAVVYYLGLAAEKWLARFSWVALVIAIIAGIGLTLLLRERTRNLIAQLESEHDWETLRKRD from the coding sequence GTGACGGTCGACGCGATACTCGAATCCATCCCACCGCTTGCGGTGTACCTGGTCGTCGGCCTGATCATCGGGCTGGAAAGCCTCGGCATCCCCGTGCCGGGCGAAATCGCCTTGGTGAGTGCGGCGCTGCTGGCCAGCCGGCACACCCTCGACATCAGTCCGGTATGGGTGGGTGCCGCCGCCACGATCGGCGCCATCATCGGTGACTCGATCGGCTACACGATCGGCCGGCGGTTCGGGATGGGGTTGTTCGAGCGGCTCGGTAAGCGCTTTCCGAACCACTTCGGTCCCGGGCACGTTGCGCTGGCCAAGCAGCTGTTCACCCGATGGGGTGTGTGGGCGGTGTTCTTCGGCCGATTCATCGCGCTGTTGCGGATCCTGGCAGGCCCACTGGCGGGCGCCTTGCACATGCAGTACGGCCGCTTCCTCGCCGCCAACGCCTCCGGCGCCGTCTGCTGGGCGGGCGGCACCACCGCTGTGGTCTACTACCTCGGTCTGGCCGCCGAGAAGTGGCTGGCGCGATTCTCCTGGGTTGCGCTGGTCATCGCGATCATCGCAGGCATCGGGTTGACGCTGCTGCTGCGGGAGCGCACCCGCAACCTGATCGCCCAACTCGAGTCCGAGCACGACTGGGAGACCCTGCGCAAGCGCGACTGA
- a CDS encoding DUF1206 domain-containing protein translates to MADNAMHGAARAATGSRPFELAARSGYAISGVLHLVIAYIIVHLVFGLAGNADQSGAMATLAAQPGGAVALWLAAGGLVALALWRVAEAILGSHPTEPGREHDGASDAFDRIKSAALAVLYVGIALAAARFASGGGRSSREQNTGMTARLLQTGWGKGILLIAGVVIICIGGYHVYKGLSTKFEEDLTVTGGGPLITPLGIAGYTAKGVVLGGAGVLLMIATVTADPAKGAGLDAAVKSLGQAPFGKALLIAAAAGFAAYGAYCFVMSRFARM, encoded by the coding sequence GTGGCTGACAATGCAATGCACGGTGCTGCGCGAGCAGCCACTGGAAGTAGGCCCTTCGAACTCGCGGCCAGGAGCGGTTACGCCATCAGTGGCGTATTGCATCTGGTGATCGCCTACATCATCGTGCACCTGGTTTTCGGCTTGGCGGGAAACGCCGATCAGTCGGGTGCGATGGCGACGCTGGCCGCCCAGCCGGGTGGGGCGGTGGCCTTGTGGCTCGCGGCGGGCGGTCTGGTCGCGCTGGCGCTGTGGCGGGTGGCCGAGGCGATCCTCGGCTCCCACCCCACCGAGCCGGGTCGCGAACACGACGGCGCCTCCGACGCGTTCGACCGGATCAAGTCCGCCGCCCTGGCTGTCCTCTATGTCGGCATCGCACTGGCCGCTGCGCGATTCGCCAGCGGCGGCGGCCGGTCGAGTAGGGAGCAGAACACCGGTATGACCGCTCGGCTGCTCCAAACCGGTTGGGGCAAAGGCATTCTGCTCATCGCCGGGGTCGTGATCATCTGCATCGGCGGCTATCACGTCTACAAAGGCCTTTCGACGAAGTTCGAGGAGGACCTCACCGTCACCGGGGGTGGCCCGCTGATCACTCCGCTCGGCATTGCCGGGTACACGGCCAAGGGCGTCGTGCTGGGCGGGGCCGGAGTGCTGCTGATGATCGCCACCGTGACCGCCGACCCGGCCAAGGGCGCCGGGCTGGACGCCGCGGTCAAGAGTCTGGGCCAGGCCCCGTTCGGCAAGGCGCTGCTCATAGCGGCAGCGGCCGGCTTCGCCGCCTACGGCGCGTATTGCTTCGTCATGTCCCGCTTCGCGCGAATGTAG
- a CDS encoding ketosteroid isomerase family protein, whose translation MAAPRSALIDVVDRSPLMAADHDRAGWVGLFTDDGRVEDPVGSRPHIGPLQIGRFYDTFIGPRRIVFRHEFDLVSDTTVIRDVVLDVGMGPSVTMHIPAVLRYDLREVADEWRIERLRAYWELPAMVVQFARNGAAAAPQAVDLSLALIRNQRWRGTLGFASGFRGARFRGKRTVRGFLDAVTAGDQLRAWRALGSGALITRGEESPMKFGAFVDELAGASWTKTIAAGSSVTASLRGPRDGVLIAELGTAGGSITRLRYFAE comes from the coding sequence ATGGCCGCGCCCCGATCGGCACTCATCGACGTGGTCGACCGCTCCCCGCTGATGGCAGCCGACCATGACCGTGCCGGCTGGGTCGGATTGTTCACCGATGACGGCCGAGTCGAGGACCCCGTCGGATCGCGGCCGCACATCGGCCCGCTGCAGATCGGCCGGTTCTACGACACCTTCATCGGGCCGCGCCGGATCGTCTTCCGCCACGAGTTCGACCTCGTGTCGGACACCACCGTGATCCGCGATGTCGTCCTCGATGTCGGGATGGGTCCCTCTGTGACGATGCACATCCCGGCGGTGCTGCGGTACGACCTGCGGGAGGTCGCCGATGAGTGGCGCATCGAGCGGTTGCGCGCCTACTGGGAACTGCCTGCGATGGTGGTCCAGTTCGCCCGCAACGGGGCGGCGGCGGCTCCGCAGGCGGTGGATCTGAGCCTCGCTCTGATCCGCAATCAGCGGTGGCGCGGGACGCTGGGGTTCGCCTCCGGGTTCCGGGGCGCCCGCTTCCGGGGCAAGCGAACGGTGCGCGGCTTCCTCGACGCGGTCACCGCCGGTGATCAGTTGCGGGCTTGGCGCGCCCTTGGATCCGGAGCGCTGATCACCCGCGGTGAGGAGAGCCCGATGAAGTTCGGCGCGTTCGTCGACGAACTGGCCGGGGCCTCGTGGACGAAGACCATCGCCGCGGGCTCGTCGGTGACGGCGTCGCTGCGCGGGCCGCGAGACGGTGTGCTGATCGCTGAATTGGGCACCGCCGGTGGGTCGATCACCCGGCTTCGCTATTTCGCCGAGTAG
- a CDS encoding nicotinamidase, with the protein MRALIIVDVQNDFCEGGSLAVAGAGDVVRGISALLAGDHGYDHVVATKDYHVDPGAHFAEHPDFTDSWPAHCVAGTSGADFHPELDTTPIEAVFHKGAHTAAYSGFEGHVDHTSLADWLRTRGVDQVDIAGIATDYCVRQSAADATRAGFKTRVLVDLTAGVAPGSTADALDEMRGRGIELVHTA; encoded by the coding sequence ATGCGGGCGTTGATCATCGTCGACGTGCAGAACGATTTCTGCGAGGGCGGTTCGTTGGCCGTCGCCGGGGCCGGCGACGTGGTGCGCGGGATCAGCGCGTTGCTCGCGGGTGACCACGGCTACGACCACGTGGTGGCCACGAAGGACTATCACGTGGATCCCGGTGCGCATTTCGCCGAACACCCCGACTTCACGGATTCGTGGCCTGCGCACTGCGTGGCCGGGACATCCGGGGCTGATTTCCATCCCGAACTGGACACCACCCCGATCGAGGCGGTGTTCCACAAGGGCGCGCACACCGCGGCCTACAGCGGCTTCGAAGGACACGTCGACCACACCTCGCTGGCCGACTGGCTGCGTACCCGCGGGGTCGACCAAGTCGACATCGCCGGGATCGCCACTGATTACTGTGTGCGCCAAAGTGCTGCCGATGCCACCCGCGCCGGCTTCAAAACCCGTGTGCTGGTTGACCTCACGGCCGGTGTCGCGCCCGGGTCGACCGCCGACGCATTGGACGAGATGCGCGGCCGCGGGATCGAACTGGTCCACACCGCGTGA